The Desulfobaccales bacterium genome includes a region encoding these proteins:
- a CDS encoding TetR/AcrR family transcriptional regulator encodes MRDGHRTKERITRSALRLFVEKGITEATVRDISQAAGVAEGTLYRHFVSKEDLAWELFAGNFMAFARELEELARGKDGFQARLAAMVRRFCEFFDRDPLLFSYLLLAQHAQLHKVTEDMANPVTVVRELVARGMAEGEVPRCDPEVAAAMVLGVVLQVAVFKIYGRVRRDLSELADELTQACFRVLRVPA; translated from the coding sequence ATGCGTGACGGGCATCGCACCAAGGAACGGATCACCCGCAGTGCCCTCAGGCTCTTTGTGGAAAAGGGCATTACTGAGGCCACGGTGCGGGACATCTCCCAGGCTGCGGGGGTGGCGGAGGGGACGCTCTACCGCCATTTTGTCAGCAAGGAGGATCTGGCTTGGGAGCTTTTTGCCGGTAATTTCATGGCCTTCGCCCGGGAGCTGGAGGAGCTGGCCCGGGGGAAAGACGGCTTCCAGGCCCGGTTGGCGGCCATGGTCCGGCGGTTCTGTGAGTTTTTTGACCGGGATCCGTTGCTCTTCAGTTACTTGCTCCTGGCCCAGCATGCCCAGCTCCACAAAGTGACGGAGGACATGGCCAACCCGGTGACGGTGGTGCGGGAGCTGGTGGCCCGGGGCATGGCGGAAGGTGAGGTACCCCGCTGCGACCCCGAGGTGGCCGCGGCCATGGTCCTGGGGGTGGTGCTGCAGGTGGCGGTCTTCAAGATTTACGGCCGGGTCCGCCGGGATCTCTCGGAACTGGCCGACGAGCTCACCCAGGCCTGTTTCCGGGTGCTGCGGGTGCCGGCGTAA
- a CDS encoding flavodoxin family protein, whose protein sequence is MKVLAISGSPRPRGNTYTLLTHALDILASGGLETQYVSLHDKEIRPCLACEKCATDKNRCAQEDDFNELYQLMAAADALLVGSPVYFGSATPNLMALLDRAGYVARMGDNPFHRKVGSPIVVARRAGVNFTYAQLLFFFIISGMIVPGSTYWPIAYGRTPGEVTKDEEGLKTITDLAHNLAWLLKKLA, encoded by the coding sequence ATGAAAGTCCTGGCCATATCCGGTTCCCCCCGCCCTCGGGGCAACACCTATACCCTGCTCACCCATGCCCTGGACATTCTGGCCTCTGGGGGCTTGGAGACCCAGTATGTGTCCCTGCACGACAAGGAGATCCGCCCCTGCCTGGCCTGTGAGAAATGCGCCACCGACAAGAACCGCTGCGCCCAGGAGGACGATTTCAATGAACTTTACCAGCTGATGGCCGCGGCCGATGCCCTGCTGGTGGGCTCCCCGGTGTATTTCGGTTCCGCCACCCCCAATCTCATGGCCCTGCTGGACCGGGCCGGCTACGTGGCCCGCATGGGCGACAATCCCTTCCACCGCAAAGTGGGCTCCCCCATCGTGGTGGCCCGCCGGGCCGGCGTCAACTTCACCTACGCCCAACTGCTCTTTTTCTTCATCATCAGCGGCATGATCGTCCCCGGCTCCACCTACTGGCCCATCGCCTACGGCCGCACCCCCGGTGAAGTCACCAAAGACGAGGAAGGCCTCAAAACCATCACCGACCTGGCCCACAACCTCGCCTGGCTGCTGAAGAAGCTGGCCTGA
- a CDS encoding ASKHA domain-containing protein, with protein MTKRITFLPYDLTVEVEEGANLLKAALAAGVHINASCGGAGVCGKCRVILEAGKVDCPETTLLTREEWQQGYRQACQCRVLSDVVVRIPPESLLDKRTITRRRAGLSLRPAPIDIPALKAQGLYDPAFQKKFLQLPPPSLADNLCDLSRLEGGLARQHGLNNLTLDFLLVRKLARVMRQENFAVTATLDFAQRRSRNPRLVNLEAGDTTARHYALAVDIGTTTVWVQLLDLAQGEIIGQAADYNGQMAYGDDVISRILYSQKEGGLATLQKAVVTTLNRIIAGLLKKHRLAAEDISHLTLAANTTMTHLFYAIDPKYIRLSPYTPTACHIPPVRARHLGLELPEHVFIYCVSSVSSYVGGDIVSGVLASGIYKEPKLTLYIDIGTNGEIVIGNQEWLACAACSAGPAFEGGGIRAGMRAAKGAVEEVTINPETYEPMFMTIDMAKPKGICGSGLINLLAALMEAGIVLPNGKFRDDLNTPRLRDSENGREYVLAWGSDTDSGEDLTLSELDIDNLMRAKAAMFAGYLTLLDSVGLKLSDLQQVILAGAFGSFINLENAITIGLLPDLPRDCFQFVGNASLMGATLLAFSRELLEEERRVADMMTNFELSEVPSYMDQYISALFLPHTKADYFPTITARLKAGR; from the coding sequence ATGACTAAGCGGATTACCTTCCTGCCCTATGACCTCACCGTGGAGGTGGAGGAGGGCGCCAATCTCCTGAAGGCGGCCCTGGCGGCCGGCGTCCACATCAACGCCTCCTGCGGCGGCGCCGGGGTCTGCGGCAAATGCCGCGTCATCCTGGAGGCCGGCAAGGTGGACTGCCCCGAAACCACCCTCCTCACCCGGGAGGAATGGCAGCAGGGCTACCGCCAGGCCTGTCAATGCCGGGTCCTCTCCGACGTGGTGGTGCGCATCCCCCCCGAATCCCTCCTGGACAAGCGGACCATCACCCGCCGCCGGGCCGGGCTGTCCCTGCGCCCCGCCCCCATCGACATCCCCGCCCTTAAGGCCCAGGGCCTTTATGACCCCGCCTTCCAGAAAAAATTCCTGCAGCTGCCGCCCCCCAGCCTGGCGGACAACCTCTGCGATCTCTCCCGGCTGGAAGGGGGCTTGGCCCGGCAGCACGGCCTGAACAACCTCACCCTGGACTTCCTCCTGGTGCGCAAGCTGGCCCGGGTCATGCGCCAGGAAAACTTTGCCGTCACCGCCACCCTGGATTTTGCCCAGCGCCGCTCCCGCAACCCCCGGTTGGTCAATCTGGAGGCCGGCGACACCACCGCCCGGCACTACGCCCTGGCGGTGGACATCGGCACCACCACCGTCTGGGTGCAGCTCCTGGATCTGGCCCAGGGCGAGATCATCGGCCAGGCCGCCGACTACAACGGCCAGATGGCCTACGGCGACGACGTCATCAGCCGCATCCTCTACAGCCAGAAAGAGGGGGGTCTCGCCACCCTGCAAAAGGCGGTGGTGACCACCCTAAACCGCATCATCGCCGGGTTGCTCAAGAAACACCGCCTGGCCGCCGAGGACATCTCCCACCTCACCCTGGCGGCCAACACCACCATGACCCACCTCTTTTACGCCATTGACCCCAAATACATCCGCTTAAGCCCCTACACGCCCACCGCCTGCCACATCCCGCCGGTCCGGGCCCGGCACCTGGGCCTGGAGCTGCCGGAACACGTCTTCATCTACTGCGTCAGCTCGGTCTCCAGCTACGTGGGCGGCGACATTGTCAGCGGCGTTTTGGCCAGCGGCATCTATAAGGAACCCAAGCTCACCCTCTATATCGACATTGGCACCAACGGCGAGATCGTCATCGGCAACCAGGAATGGCTGGCCTGCGCCGCCTGCTCCGCCGGCCCCGCCTTCGAAGGCGGCGGCATCCGGGCCGGCATGCGGGCCGCCAAAGGCGCGGTGGAGGAAGTCACCATCAACCCGGAAACTTACGAGCCCATGTTCATGACCATCGATATGGCCAAACCCAAGGGCATCTGCGGCTCCGGCCTCATCAACCTCCTGGCCGCCCTCATGGAGGCGGGCATCGTGCTCCCCAACGGCAAATTCCGGGACGACCTCAACACCCCCCGCCTCCGGGACTCGGAAAACGGCCGGGAATACGTGCTCGCCTGGGGCAGCGACACCGACAGCGGCGAAGACCTCACCTTGAGCGAACTGGACATCGACAACCTCATGCGAGCCAAGGCCGCCATGTTCGCCGGCTACCTCACCCTGCTGGACAGCGTCGGCCTCAAACTCAGCGACCTCCAACAGGTCATCCTGGCCGGCGCCTTCGGCAGCTTCATCAACCTGGAAAACGCCATCACCATCGGCCTCCTCCCCGACCTGCCCCGGGACTGCTTCCAATTCGTGGGCAACGCCTCGCTCATGGGCGCCACCCTGCTGGCCTTCTCCCGAGAACTCCTGGAAGAGGAACGCCGCGTCGCCGACATGATGACCAACTTCGAACTCTCCGAAGTCCCCAGCTACATGGACCAATACATCTCCGCCCTCTTCCTCCCCCACACCAAAGCCGACTACTTCCCCACCATCACCGCCCGCCTTAAGGCGGGCCGGTGA
- a CDS encoding glycosyltransferase family 9 protein has protein sequence MKRRKAAASLLQPFANRGLINLMPSFNEYFKTFIKDIGYLIYRFLGFFVKRKEGHKKICGNESIIFISCFYIGDCLFLTPIYRELKQRFPKINITVIINDFSAFSLLQNNPYIDNLILVNNYPQALSFVIKNLNAKYDILIDYSTLFWWSFVFRFLRAKLRVARQNQHQVGHFLLHDFSWLHDQVIPYKGQYIVDYYAEIMEELSVTIPHRQMEIHLPPLEIHQTLLTFHLKERSYIILHPGARNRENLWYRWPELIRLLQNDYPQFTLLLTGTRQDADCLGEMLSSPVFSDPRVFPLLGKTTLRELAALIAGCEVFIGGDTGASHMAIALGKPTVMLFGRADAHLYAPKHHNVKIIHGTTDCYPCYTYEKIYYHCPYDKSVCMESISPGSVIRAVAELLPHRQNHPISPREFSVHHD, from the coding sequence TTGAAGCGGCGAAAGGCGGCGGCCTCACTGCTCCAACCCTTTGCAAACCGGGGATTGATTAATTTAATGCCTTCTTTCAATGAATATTTTAAGACCTTCATTAAGGATATCGGCTACCTGATTTACAGATTTTTAGGATTTTTTGTCAAGAGAAAAGAAGGTCACAAAAAGATTTGCGGAAATGAAAGCATTATTTTCATTTCATGTTTTTATATAGGAGACTGTCTTTTTCTTACACCTATTTATCGTGAATTGAAACAAAGATTTCCGAAAATTAATATAACAGTTATCATAAATGATTTTTCAGCCTTCTCACTTCTTCAAAATAATCCTTATATTGATAATCTTATTTTAGTTAATAATTACCCTCAGGCCTTATCTTTTGTTATTAAAAATCTTAATGCCAAATATGATATCCTTATAGATTATTCCACATTGTTCTGGTGGAGCTTTGTCTTTCGCTTTTTAAGGGCAAAACTGCGAGTTGCCCGTCAGAATCAGCATCAAGTGGGGCATTTTCTGCTGCATGACTTTTCCTGGCTGCACGATCAGGTAATTCCCTATAAGGGCCAATACATCGTGGATTATTATGCTGAGATCATGGAAGAATTAAGTGTGACTATTCCTCACCGCCAGATGGAAATTCACCTTCCTCCCCTTGAAATCCACCAGACATTGCTCACTTTCCATTTAAAGGAAAGAAGTTACATTATTTTGCACCCCGGCGCCCGCAACCGGGAAAACCTCTGGTATCGCTGGCCGGAACTGATTCGGTTGCTCCAAAACGACTATCCCCAGTTTACTCTGCTTCTCACCGGCACCCGCCAGGACGCTGACTGTTTGGGAGAAATGCTGTCCTCGCCGGTCTTTTCCGACCCTAGGGTCTTTCCCTTGCTGGGAAAAACGACCCTCCGGGAGCTGGCGGCCTTGATTGCCGGGTGCGAGGTGTTTATCGGCGGAGACACCGGCGCCAGCCACATGGCCATCGCCCTGGGAAAACCCACCGTCATGCTCTTTGGCCGGGCGGATGCCCACCTTTACGCACCGAAACACCATAATGTGAAAATTATCCACGGCACAACAGATTGTTACCCCTGTTACACTTATGAGAAAATTTATTACCATTGTCCTTATGACAAGTCGGTCTGCATGGAATCCATCTCTCCTGGCTCGGTGATCCGGGCAGTGGCCGAATTGCTCCCCCACCGGCAGAATCATCCAATCTCCCCTAGGGAATTCAGTGTGCACCATGACTAA
- a CDS encoding endonuclease III domain-containing protein gives MKALYDRLLDAFGPQGWWPGETPFEVALGAILTQNTNWQNVARVLENLKARGLLDPFRLYELPAAELAALLRPAGYYNVKAERVRHFLAFLLERAGGSLARLAEEPLEALRPALLTVKGVGPETADSILLYALNKPTFVVDAYTLRVLSRHALVPERLPYEDLRRLFMDHLPPEVPLYQEFHALLVRLGKEFCRPRPRCAGCPAAGWPQLQLRNISGPVIA, from the coding sequence TTGAAGGCATTGTATGATCGCCTCCTTGATGCCTTTGGGCCTCAGGGCTGGTGGCCAGGGGAGACGCCCTTCGAGGTGGCCCTGGGGGCCATCCTCACCCAGAACACCAACTGGCAGAATGTTGCCCGGGTCCTGGAGAATCTCAAGGCCCGGGGACTTTTGGACCCCTTCCGTCTGTACGAGTTGCCCGCGGCGGAGCTGGCCGCTCTCCTGCGACCGGCGGGCTATTACAACGTCAAGGCCGAGCGGGTCCGTCACTTTCTGGCTTTTCTCCTGGAGCGGGCCGGGGGCTCCCTGGCCCGGCTGGCCGAGGAGCCGTTGGAGGCTCTCCGGCCCGCCCTTCTCACGGTCAAAGGCGTGGGCCCGGAGACCGCGGACAGCATCCTCCTTTATGCCCTGAATAAACCCACGTTCGTGGTGGATGCCTATACTTTACGGGTGCTGTCCCGCCATGCTTTGGTGCCAGAGCGCCTCCCTTACGAGGACCTGCGCCGGCTGTTCATGGACCATCTGCCTCCCGAGGTCCCTCTCTACCAGGAATTTCATGCCCTGCTGGTCAGGCTGGGGAAGGAATTTTGCCGCCCCCGGCCCCGCTGTGCCGGCTGTCCGGCGGCGGGCTGGCCACAACTTCAGCTTCGCAATATCTCTGGCCCAGTTATTGCATAA
- a CDS encoding prohibitin family protein → MTFILLGIFLFIALAILGQKFPQVSQYRWWLAIPLALVLVVMAMVKIIPPGHVGVLVLLGKVHGVIPEGLHLVNPLVNVELMSVRTQEVFEHAEVPSKEGLNMVVDVSLLFHLNPDAAMQVYRQLGPRYREVLVIPQFRSAIRSVTVRHEAKDLYTAGREIITNEMLRILEEELSPRGLKVESVLMRRMILPKAIEEAINAKLAAEQDAQRMRFVLEKERQEAERKRVEAQGIQDFQRIISMGLNEQLLRWKGIEATEHLAKSPNAKVVIVGGKDGLPLILNTGEGR, encoded by the coding sequence ATGACCTTTATCCTGCTCGGCATTTTTCTCTTCATCGCGCTGGCCATCCTGGGGCAAAAATTTCCCCAGGTAAGCCAGTACCGCTGGTGGCTGGCGATCCCCCTGGCCTTGGTGCTGGTCGTCATGGCCATGGTGAAGATCATCCCGCCGGGACATGTGGGCGTCCTGGTGCTTCTGGGAAAGGTCCACGGCGTCATCCCTGAGGGCCTCCACCTGGTCAATCCGCTGGTGAATGTGGAGCTGATGAGCGTGCGCACCCAGGAGGTCTTTGAACATGCGGAGGTGCCCTCCAAGGAAGGCCTCAACATGGTGGTGGATGTCTCCCTCCTTTTCCACCTCAATCCGGACGCCGCCATGCAGGTCTACCGGCAACTGGGCCCCCGCTACCGGGAGGTGCTGGTCATTCCCCAGTTCCGCTCCGCCATCCGCAGTGTCACGGTGCGCCATGAAGCCAAGGATCTGTACACCGCCGGCCGGGAGATCATCACCAATGAAATGCTCCGGATCCTGGAGGAGGAGTTGTCTCCCCGGGGGTTGAAGGTGGAGTCGGTGCTCATGCGGCGCATGATTCTGCCCAAGGCCATTGAGGAGGCCATCAACGCCAAGCTGGCGGCGGAGCAGGATGCCCAGCGCATGCGCTTCGTGCTGGAGAAGGAGCGGCAGGAGGCGGAGCGCAAGCGGGTGGAGGCCCAGGGCATCCAGGATTTCCAGCGCATCATCTCCATGGGCTTAAATGAGCAGCTCCTGCGCTGGAAGGGGATTGAGGCCACCGAACACCTGGCCAAATCCCCCAATGCCAAGGTCGTCATTGTGGGAGGCAAGGACGGCCTGCCCTTGATTCTCAATACCGGCGAGGGCAGGTAG